The proteins below come from a single Posidoniimonas corsicana genomic window:
- a CDS encoding ferredoxin family protein: MAYVVTPPCDGCKYTDCVVVCPCDCFREGDRMLYIDPESCVDCDACRSECPVEAIFYEDEVPDQWRSSIELNAQQAAVCPPITEKQEPLA, encoded by the coding sequence ATGGCTTACGTGGTTACCCCGCCGTGCGACGGCTGCAAGTACACCGACTGCGTCGTGGTCTGCCCCTGCGACTGCTTCCGCGAGGGCGACCGGATGCTGTACATCGACCCGGAGTCGTGCGTCGACTGCGACGCCTGCCGCAGCGAGTGCCCGGTTGAGGCGATCTTCTACGAGGACGAGGTGCCCGACCAGTGGCGGTCGTCGATCGAGCTCAACGCGCAGCAGGCGGCCGTCTGCCCGCCGATCACCGAGAAGCAGGAACCGCTGGCCTGA
- a CDS encoding VOC family protein, producing MPTPTGCQFVPYLSIRDAGPAVAFYARVFGVEPSLRLDMPDGRVMHCEFRVGGGRFFVSEELPEHGGQASPAALGGTTVAVHLYVNDCDAVVRAMADAGATVLADQFWGERFARVRDPFGHEWGVATQLQEMTPAEIESSAAALFAKMAE from the coding sequence ATGCCCACGCCGACCGGCTGCCAGTTTGTCCCCTACCTCAGCATCCGCGACGCGGGACCGGCCGTGGCGTTCTACGCCCGCGTGTTCGGCGTCGAGCCGAGCCTGCGGCTCGACATGCCGGACGGGCGGGTGATGCACTGCGAGTTCCGCGTGGGCGGCGGGCGGTTCTTTGTCAGCGAGGAGCTGCCCGAGCACGGAGGCCAGGCCAGCCCGGCGGCCCTGGGCGGGACCACCGTGGCCGTGCACCTGTACGTGAACGACTGCGACGCGGTGGTCCGTGCGATGGCCGACGCCGGCGCGACCGTGCTGGCCGACCAGTTCTGGGGCGAACGCTTCGCCCGCGTGCGCGACCCGTTTGGCCACGAGTGGGGCGTGGCGACCCAGCTGCAAGAGATGACGCCCGCGGAAATCGAGTCCTCGGCGGCGGCGCTGTTCGCCAAGATGGCCGAGTGA
- a CDS encoding mechanosensitive ion channel family protein: MTEPPSRLRAGCVKHLRLVAAVWVLAIGPPLAAQESPTSLVADTTSPRDTLQSFITACNELDRRIRTDKRFDRSDPLHLAVAEMALDCIDDSEIPAYARAEKAGEVAVCLKEILDRAELPPWDEIPDAEQIAEAGGMEQLSYYRIPNTRITIARVEDGPRRHEYLFTPGTVELAQPYYEAIKGRPYRTSGPPVSKGFYRWYLSAPGNEFLARVVDRLPEGVRVGRTLGLANWKWIGLLVTTAASLAVMVLCYRLQIRLTQRAAERSLLGYWLTLALPVTAALSPLALRYVAHHYLTLRSLPLYVVDFAAILTAILAATVVIFGFSNRLAATVISSRYINSAGLNAQLIRIVSRLASLFATVTLWLVGGQYLGIPVATLLASAGIGGVAVALGSQDTLRTLFGTLNLLADKPFRVGDRIIFKGYDGVVEDIGLRSTCIQLLSGHQVKAPNDQLANADIENVKRRPYIRRTGRLMIPINSGAEKVERAVVIVRDLLRDHEGMDPERPPRVYLDEFTPEGFVVEFNYWYSPPDYWEFKAFGDRLNLAILRGLEVEAIPLSLPQRHSFWKQDDAQGPLDVQVVGAAEG, translated from the coding sequence ATGACCGAACCTCCGTCCCGCCTACGCGCCGGGTGCGTGAAGCACCTGCGTCTCGTCGCTGCCGTGTGGGTGCTCGCCATCGGTCCGCCGCTCGCGGCGCAGGAATCCCCAACCTCATTGGTGGCCGACACCACGAGCCCGCGTGACACGCTGCAGAGCTTCATCACCGCCTGCAACGAGCTCGACCGCCGGATCCGCACCGACAAACGCTTCGACCGCAGCGACCCGCTCCACCTGGCGGTCGCCGAGATGGCGCTCGACTGCATCGACGACAGCGAGATCCCGGCGTACGCCCGCGCGGAGAAAGCGGGCGAGGTCGCGGTGTGCCTGAAGGAGATCCTCGACCGCGCGGAGCTGCCGCCCTGGGACGAGATCCCCGACGCCGAGCAGATCGCCGAGGCCGGCGGCATGGAGCAGCTGAGCTACTACCGCATCCCCAACACCCGCATCACGATCGCGCGGGTCGAGGACGGACCGCGGCGGCACGAGTACCTGTTCACGCCCGGCACGGTGGAGCTCGCGCAGCCCTACTACGAAGCGATCAAGGGCCGGCCCTACCGCACGAGCGGGCCGCCGGTTTCCAAGGGCTTCTACCGGTGGTACCTGTCGGCGCCGGGCAACGAGTTCCTGGCGAGGGTGGTCGACCGCCTGCCGGAGGGCGTCCGCGTGGGGCGCACGCTCGGGCTGGCCAACTGGAAATGGATCGGGCTGCTGGTCACCACGGCCGCCTCGCTGGCGGTGATGGTGCTGTGCTACCGGCTGCAGATCCGCCTGACGCAGCGGGCGGCGGAGCGCAGCCTGCTGGGGTACTGGCTGACCCTTGCGCTGCCGGTCACCGCGGCGCTGTCGCCGCTGGCGCTCCGCTACGTTGCTCACCACTACCTGACGCTGCGGAGCCTGCCGCTGTACGTGGTCGACTTCGCGGCGATCCTGACGGCGATCCTGGCGGCCACGGTCGTGATCTTTGGGTTCAGCAACCGCCTGGCGGCGACCGTGATCTCATCGCGGTACATCAACTCCGCGGGGCTCAACGCCCAGCTCATCCGCATCGTGTCGCGGCTGGCGAGCCTGTTCGCCACGGTCACCCTGTGGCTGGTGGGCGGGCAGTACCTGGGCATCCCGGTGGCCACGCTGCTGGCCAGCGCCGGCATCGGCGGTGTTGCGGTCGCGCTCGGGTCGCAGGACACGCTCCGCACGCTATTCGGCACGCTCAACCTGCTGGCCGACAAGCCGTTCCGCGTCGGCGACCGCATCATCTTCAAGGGGTACGACGGCGTGGTCGAGGACATCGGCCTGCGGTCCACCTGCATCCAGCTGCTCTCGGGGCACCAGGTCAAGGCGCCCAACGACCAGCTCGCCAACGCCGACATCGAGAACGTCAAACGCCGACCCTACATCCGCCGCACCGGCCGGCTGATGATCCCGATCAACTCCGGCGCCGAGAAGGTCGAGCGGGCGGTGGTAATCGTCCGCGACCTGCTGCGCGACCACGAGGGCATGGACCCCGAACGCCCGCCGCGCGTCTACCTGGACGAGTTCACCCCCGAGGGCTTCGTCGTCGAGTTCAACTACTGGTATTCGCCGCCCGACTACTGGGAGTTCAAGGCCTTCGGCGACCGGCTGAACCTCGCCATCCTCCGCGGGCTCGAGGTCGAGGCGATCCCGCTGTCGCTGCCCCAGCGGCACTCGTTCTGGAAGCAGGACGACGCCCAGGGGCCGCTGGACGTGCAGGTGGTGGGGGCCGCGGAAGGATAA
- a CDS encoding heme-binding protein, with amino-acid sequence MWRIGCSIVALALAGLTLGAERGDEPDGFPTPEGASREALEALTAASQPGADQQAAARRVVELLPPPMPVGAALRVALDSGDAQQLADAVRAAREMLAFTPRSEAALPKKFPTYTPVGVIEVKEYPALRRAQAGEFFTLFNHITSNGIAMTTPVRMEFAEADGGRMRQQNMSFYYGAPSIGEAGRQGRVEVKDARPQRVLAIGVRGDASPEAIAAANEQLTAWIKRHDELEAAGPVVVMGYNSPMVRGDQRFFEVQMPLADKQ; translated from the coding sequence ATGTGGCGAATCGGTTGCTCGATCGTAGCTCTTGCACTGGCGGGCTTGACTCTGGGGGCGGAGCGGGGCGACGAGCCGGATGGCTTCCCCACGCCGGAGGGCGCTAGCCGCGAAGCACTCGAAGCTCTCACCGCGGCGAGCCAGCCCGGCGCCGACCAGCAGGCCGCCGCCCGCCGGGTTGTCGAGCTGCTCCCACCGCCGATGCCGGTGGGTGCCGCGCTCCGCGTGGCGCTCGATTCGGGCGATGCTCAGCAGCTCGCCGACGCGGTGCGGGCCGCGCGAGAGATGCTCGCCTTCACGCCCCGCAGCGAGGCTGCTCTGCCCAAAAAGTTCCCCACGTACACGCCGGTCGGCGTGATCGAGGTGAAGGAGTACCCGGCGCTCCGTCGCGCGCAGGCCGGCGAGTTCTTCACGCTGTTCAACCACATCACGTCCAACGGCATCGCGATGACCACCCCGGTTCGCATGGAGTTCGCCGAGGCCGACGGCGGCCGCATGCGTCAGCAGAACATGAGCTTCTACTACGGCGCGCCCAGCATCGGCGAGGCCGGCCGACAGGGCCGCGTCGAGGTGAAGGACGCGCGGCCGCAGCGGGTGCTGGCGATCGGCGTCCGTGGCGACGCCTCGCCCGAGGCGATCGCCGCCGCCAACGAGCAGCTGACCGCCTGGATCAAGCGGCACGACGAACTGGAAGCCGCCGGCCCGGTGGTGGTGATGGGCTACAACAGCCCGATGGTGCGCGGCGACCAACGGTTCTTCGAGGTCCAGATGCCGCTAGCCGACAAGCAGTAG
- a CDS encoding transglutaminase-like domain-containing protein yields MPRPLLAAVVLLAGYGLAPRSSAVAPTELTPHQPYEGQFGEPVTYEIDFRAVLTAPYHTEKLRVWIPTPPSDAIQQVVSDRFSTFPAEVEPTHASEPLYGNRFAYFEFDHPQGAQIIRRQLTVVTREVKWGVEAGRVASVDEWPSSFAPYLRTDESVAITPEIEGVVRQVSRPAESGFGNLLNAIDWVDANLTYDHSRASLQASSRHAITQRTGHCSDYHGLCSAFGRALRFPTRVTYGLALVPKNSPSHCKLEAFLPPYGWVSFDVSETQKLIDRIESDKSVPESNRESLGAAARGRLHSGFRESAWLLMTRGADYDLAPPAGRRVNVVRTLYAEADGEPLPEPDPADASQREYGWMTAHRYAASRDTPHPFKDPATLRGWKVDSPVQSAPE; encoded by the coding sequence ATGCCTCGCCCCCTGCTTGCCGCTGTTGTGCTACTGGCCGGTTACGGGCTGGCGCCGCGGAGCTCCGCCGTCGCGCCGACGGAGTTGACGCCTCATCAACCCTATGAGGGCCAGTTCGGTGAGCCGGTCACCTACGAGATCGACTTCCGCGCGGTCCTGACCGCGCCGTACCACACCGAGAAACTGCGGGTCTGGATCCCCACGCCGCCGAGCGACGCGATCCAGCAGGTCGTCTCCGACCGCTTCAGCACCTTCCCGGCAGAGGTCGAGCCGACCCACGCCAGCGAACCCCTGTATGGCAACCGTTTCGCCTACTTTGAGTTCGACCACCCGCAGGGCGCGCAGATCATCCGCCGGCAGTTGACTGTTGTCACCCGCGAGGTGAAGTGGGGAGTCGAGGCGGGACGCGTGGCTTCGGTCGATGAGTGGCCCAGCAGTTTTGCCCCCTACTTGCGGACCGATGAGTCGGTCGCCATTACGCCCGAGATCGAGGGCGTGGTGCGGCAGGTGTCGCGGCCGGCCGAGTCGGGTTTCGGTAACCTGCTCAACGCGATCGACTGGGTTGACGCCAACCTGACGTACGACCACTCGCGGGCGTCGCTGCAGGCCAGCTCGCGGCACGCTATTACGCAGCGCACCGGGCACTGCAGCGACTACCACGGCCTCTGCTCGGCGTTTGGGCGGGCGCTCAGGTTCCCGACGCGCGTCACCTACGGGCTGGCGCTCGTGCCGAAGAACTCCCCATCGCACTGCAAGCTGGAGGCCTTCCTGCCGCCCTACGGTTGGGTGAGCTTCGACGTCTCGGAGACCCAGAAGCTGATCGACCGCATCGAGTCCGACAAGTCGGTCCCTGAATCCAATCGCGAGTCTCTCGGTGCGGCCGCCCGCGGCCGCCTGCACAGCGGCTTCCGCGAGTCGGCGTGGCTGCTGATGACGCGTGGCGCCGACTACGACCTGGCGCCCCCCGCCGGCCGCCGGGTGAACGTGGTTCGCACGCTCTACGCCGAAGCGGACGGCGAGCCGCTCCCAGAGCCCGACCCGGCCGACGCGTCACAACGCGAGTACGGTTGGATGACCGCCCACCGCTACGCCGCCAGCCGCGACACGCCGCACCCGTTCAAGGACCCCGCCACGCTGCGTGGATGGAAGGTGGACAGCCCAGTTCAATCTGCGCCCGAGTAG
- a CDS encoding multidrug effflux MFS transporter produces MSTDTAPPAAAPDHARPTAGLVVLLGTLTAFSPLAIDMYLPAFPQIQRDLAAPDGTMELTLSLFLAGLAVGQFVIGPLSDRYGRRAPLLAGCVGFAVAAVGCLLAPAVGWLIAARFAMGFAGAAGLVISRAVVRDLFDEAASASVYSLLMMVTGVAPVAAPLVGGQLLTFAPWRSVFWVLAAIGLACAAAVAATLEESLPRERRAPRLAGVLRRSAGLLAHPTFFGYAAAIGLSSGALFAYIAAAPTVFMDRFGLSPQAFSGFFAGNAVGLMAMAQVNRRLLPRFGPHALLMFGARVSAAAGVGLLIVAATGLGGFWLFYTLLFVCVAMLGLLFPNAVAAAMAPFAGQAGAASAVLGLLQYAVGALTGAAVGLLHNGTAVPMAAAIAVCELGVWRVLSTAERRRAADRIAA; encoded by the coding sequence ATGTCGACCGACACAGCTCCGCCAGCCGCCGCACCGGACCACGCCCGCCCGACAGCCGGGCTGGTGGTGCTGCTGGGTACGCTCACCGCGTTCTCGCCCCTGGCGATCGACATGTACCTGCCGGCGTTCCCGCAGATCCAACGCGACCTGGCCGCGCCCGACGGCACGATGGAGCTGACGCTCTCGCTGTTCCTAGCGGGGCTGGCGGTTGGCCAGTTCGTGATCGGCCCGCTGAGCGACCGCTACGGGCGGCGGGCGCCGCTGCTGGCGGGCTGCGTGGGGTTCGCGGTCGCGGCGGTGGGGTGCCTGCTGGCGCCCGCCGTGGGCTGGCTGATCGCGGCGCGGTTCGCGATGGGCTTCGCCGGCGCGGCGGGCCTAGTGATCTCCCGCGCGGTGGTGCGTGACCTGTTCGACGAAGCGGCTTCGGCCTCCGTGTACTCGCTGCTGATGATGGTGACGGGCGTCGCGCCGGTGGCGGCGCCGCTGGTCGGCGGCCAGCTGCTGACCTTCGCCCCGTGGCGGTCCGTGTTCTGGGTGCTGGCCGCGATCGGGCTGGCGTGCGCGGCGGCGGTCGCCGCGACGCTCGAAGAGTCCCTCCCGCGCGAGCGGCGGGCGCCTCGGCTGGCGGGCGTGCTCCGCCGCAGCGCCGGGCTGCTCGCCCACCCGACGTTCTTTGGCTACGCCGCGGCTATCGGCTTGTCGTCCGGCGCGTTGTTCGCCTATATCGCCGCCGCGCCCACCGTGTTCATGGACCGGTTCGGGCTCTCGCCCCAGGCGTTCAGCGGCTTCTTCGCCGGCAACGCGGTGGGGCTGATGGCGATGGCGCAGGTCAACCGCCGGCTGCTGCCGCGCTTCGGCCCGCACGCGTTGCTGATGTTCGGCGCGCGGGTGTCGGCCGCGGCGGGCGTGGGGCTGCTGATCGTCGCGGCGACCGGGCTGGGCGGGTTCTGGCTGTTCTACACGCTGCTGTTTGTGTGCGTGGCGATGCTGGGGCTGTTGTTCCCCAACGCGGTCGCCGCGGCGATGGCCCCGTTCGCGGGCCAGGCGGGGGCGGCTTCTGCCGTGCTCGGCCTGCTGCAGTACGCAGTCGGGGCATTGACCGGCGCCGCGGTCGGCCTGCTGCACAACGGCACCGCGGTGCCGATGGCCGCGGCCATCGCCGTTTGCGAGCTGGGCGTGTGGCGGGTGCTGAGCACGGCGGAAAGACGACGCGCAGCAGATCGCATCGCCGCGTGA